A single genomic interval of Caldanaerovirga acetigignens harbors:
- a CDS encoding FMN-binding glutamate synthase family protein: MNFSYPEFLVKVSENCIKCRRCIKECSFGVFSWDGEKIKINHEKCVACHRCAACCPASAITILKYPVSFKENHLWTEEILRDIKKQAYTGGKILTGCGNDKPYPVLWDKMLIDACQVTNPSIDPLREPMELRTYLGKKPEKLEFWHDKSGEIKLTTVMEPQIKLETPVIFAGMSYGAVSLNVHLILAKTAQELGTIMNTGEGGLSQELLPYKDHIVVQIASGRFGVNLEYLNSCAAIEIKIGQGAKPGIGGHLPGEKVTEEISRTRMIPAGTDAISPAPHHDIYSIEDLRQLIYAIKEATRYRKPVGVKIAAVHNVAAIASGVVRAGADIITIDGFRGGTGASPKVIRDHAGLPIEIALARVDEQLRKEGIRHLASIVASGGIRSSADVLKAIALGADAVAIGTAVLIALGCHLCQKCYTGLCAWGITTQRPELTRRLNVEEGVLRVTNLVKAWNLEIKEILGALGINSIESLRGNRERLRGIDLDEVYLDVLGIKPAGR, from the coding sequence ATGAACTTCTCTTATCCAGAATTTCTAGTCAAGGTAAGCGAAAATTGTATAAAGTGCCGGCGTTGTATTAAGGAGTGCAGTTTTGGAGTATTTTCCTGGGATGGGGAAAAAATTAAAATTAACCATGAAAAGTGCGTAGCATGTCATAGATGCGCTGCCTGCTGTCCAGCATCTGCTATAACCATCTTAAAATACCCGGTCAGTTTCAAAGAAAATCATCTTTGGACGGAAGAAATACTCCGCGATATAAAAAAGCAGGCATATACCGGCGGTAAGATACTCACCGGCTGCGGAAATGACAAACCTTACCCTGTTCTTTGGGATAAGATGCTTATAGATGCGTGTCAGGTGACGAATCCATCCATAGATCCTCTGAGAGAACCCATGGAACTTCGCACTTATCTTGGTAAAAAACCGGAAAAACTGGAATTCTGGCACGACAAATCCGGCGAGATAAAACTTACTACGGTAATGGAACCTCAAATAAAGCTCGAAACCCCTGTAATCTTTGCAGGAATGTCTTACGGCGCAGTAAGCCTAAACGTGCATTTAATTCTGGCAAAAACAGCTCAGGAATTAGGAACCATCATGAACACCGGGGAAGGAGGGCTATCTCAAGAGCTCTTACCATATAAAGACCACATCGTTGTGCAAATAGCTTCCGGGAGGTTCGGAGTAAATCTAGAGTACTTGAACTCCTGCGCCGCGATCGAGATAAAAATCGGCCAGGGTGCAAAACCTGGCATTGGCGGACACCTGCCAGGCGAGAAAGTAACCGAGGAAATATCAAGAACCAGGATGATACCGGCCGGAACGGACGCCATATCCCCTGCGCCCCATCATGATATTTATTCTATCGAAGATTTAAGGCAGCTTATCTACGCTATAAAGGAGGCCACCCGATATAGAAAGCCGGTCGGGGTGAAAATAGCTGCCGTTCACAACGTGGCGGCCATCGCTAGCGGAGTGGTAAGAGCCGGAGCCGATATCATCACTATCGACGGCTTCAGAGGTGGCACGGGAGCTTCCCCAAAGGTGATAAGGGACCACGCAGGGTTGCCGATAGAAATTGCCCTTGCACGGGTCGACGAACAGCTTCGAAAAGAAGGCATACGTCATCTGGCATCAATTGTCGCAAGCGGAGGGATAAGAAGCAGTGCTGATGTTCTAAAAGCCATAGCCCTTGGTGCAGACGCTGTTGCTATCGGTACAGCAGTTCTTATTGCATTAGGCTGCCACCTTTGCCAGAAATGTTACACGGGCCTTTGCGCATGGGGCATAACCACGCAAAGACCCGAACTTACAAGGCGCTTAAATGTGGAAGAAGGAGTCTTAAGGGTAACAAATTTAGTAAAAGCCTGGAACCTGGAAATCAAAGAAATCCTGGGAGCATTAGGTATTAATTCGATTGAAAGCCTTCGGGGCAACCGGGAAAGGCTAAGAGGCATTGACCTAGATGAAGTTTATCTGGACGTGCTCGGGATAAAACCGGCCGGCAGATAA
- the pilO gene encoding type 4a pilus biogenesis protein PilO, with protein MERAKNMREKGRMILYILIVLLAFSISLSINKALPHYIELRSQLKAENDKLSMLKQRVENLPEIVNKKEAAMREFYELLEELNVDFDDDDSFLLSVNPPQSGLRITKFRPSEEGKLESLSYKPFEIEVAGDYGDLVGYLVYLENLKALIEIRELKIDADEKNGETIRGSFIVRLYKLGLTEGVSKSGDGLSSSNGEIYREYLPANSRNIFKKGSVKLPGMNGEK; from the coding sequence TTGGAAAGGGCGAAAAACATGCGGGAAAAGGGCAGGATGATACTTTATATTCTTATTGTGCTTTTGGCATTTTCAATATCGTTATCGATTAATAAAGCTTTGCCTCATTACATAGAACTCAGGTCGCAATTGAAGGCTGAAAATGATAAACTTTCCATGCTAAAACAGCGGGTCGAAAATTTACCGGAAATTGTAAATAAAAAAGAAGCGGCGATGCGGGAATTTTATGAGCTTTTGGAGGAATTAAACGTTGATTTTGACGACGATGACTCGTTTTTGCTTTCGGTAAACCCTCCTCAGTCAGGGCTGAGGATAACTAAATTTCGCCCTTCTGAGGAAGGGAAGCTTGAAAGTTTGAGCTACAAGCCTTTTGAAATAGAAGTAGCCGGGGATTATGGAGACCTCGTGGGGTATTTGGTCTACCTTGAAAATCTCAAAGCTTTAATTGAAATAAGAGAGCTCAAGATAGATGCCGACGAAAAAAATGGAGAAACGATAAGGGGAAGTTTTATAGTGCGCCTTTATAAATTAGGGTTGACGGAAGGAGTAAGTAAATCGGGAGATGGATTATCGTCATCTAACGGTGAAATATACAGAGAATATTTGCCAGCAAATAGCAGGAATATATTTAAAAAAGGAAGCGTAAAACTACCCGGCATGAATGGGGAAAAATGA
- a CDS encoding PilN domain-containing protein produces MYEINLLPEELRRSGRKLLNVKTPGVIFGTAFFVLLSFYLFLLVNSHFLETTLENVKREVESYEIKEKEVIREQELLENLKKKREEVKNVAQGRIFWSKFLIEIENALPQDVWIKSIEIGPENKLKMVGVSSSFERIGDFYVALKDVSLLKNVYLESVQERGKDESGKPVLEFTVTADIFP; encoded by the coding sequence ATGTATGAAATAAATCTCCTGCCGGAGGAATTGCGGCGTTCCGGAAGAAAATTATTGAATGTAAAAACGCCCGGCGTTATATTTGGGACGGCCTTTTTCGTCTTATTGTCGTTTTACCTTTTTTTACTCGTAAATTCACATTTTTTGGAAACAACACTCGAAAATGTAAAACGTGAGGTGGAATCTTACGAGATTAAAGAAAAAGAGGTGATTAGGGAGCAGGAACTGCTTGAGAACCTGAAAAAGAAAAGGGAGGAAGTAAAAAATGTAGCGCAAGGCAGAATCTTTTGGTCGAAATTTTTGATCGAAATAGAGAATGCGCTTCCTCAAGACGTATGGATAAAATCCATAGAAATAGGGCCCGAAAACAAATTGAAGATGGTGGGCGTTTCTTCCAGTTTCGAGAGGATAGGTGATTTCTACGTAGCTTTGAAGGATGTTTCTCTGCTTAAAAACGTTTATCTGGAATCGGTTCAGGAAAGGGGAAAAGACGAAAGCGGAAAGCCCGTTTTGGAATTTACCGTTACGGCAGACATATTTCCCTAG
- the pilM gene encoding type IV pilus biogenesis protein PilM has translation MGIFGFGSKSFLGVDIGTSRIKAVAVDKGRVLGKGTATIEGNGADDFSKIKSALEIALEQIGVRVSEAVLALGADKAIVRYVLLPKMTEKDLRAGLKYEASKYLPIADQDVVVDFVILEDEVEGEPGKMRVLLAALRRELAEKYYGLFKQTGLKLKAIDLIPLALCRLFRTLGERGNIIAVDIGENFSYVVLLESGKLAFSRAVNIGCREMARVAFPSSLNPAADLVQEIRRSLDFYRMQKKYDYIPERLLICGGGGYISNIESILEEGMGISSEVVTPLGLGPEYAVAVGLALRER, from the coding sequence GTGGGCATATTTGGGTTTGGGAGTAAAAGTTTTTTGGGTGTGGACATAGGAACCAGCCGTATAAAAGCAGTGGCCGTTGATAAGGGTAGGGTATTGGGCAAGGGCACGGCGACGATTGAGGGAAATGGAGCGGATGATTTTTCAAAAATAAAAAGTGCTCTTGAAATAGCATTGGAGCAGATAGGGGTGCGCGTATCCGAAGCGGTTCTTGCGTTAGGTGCTGACAAGGCCATTGTTAGGTATGTGCTTTTGCCGAAGATGACGGAAAAAGACCTTAGAGCAGGGTTGAAATACGAAGCGTCTAAATATTTGCCCATTGCAGACCAAGACGTGGTGGTCGACTTTGTAATTTTAGAAGACGAGGTGGAAGGTGAACCCGGGAAGATGAGGGTTCTCCTTGCTGCTTTGAGGCGGGAGCTGGCAGAAAAATATTATGGATTATTCAAGCAAACGGGCCTAAAATTGAAAGCAATTGATTTGATTCCCCTTGCTCTTTGCCGCCTCTTCAGGACATTGGGCGAAAGAGGGAATATTATAGCCGTGGACATCGGCGAAAACTTTAGCTATGTGGTGCTGTTAGAATCAGGGAAGCTAGCATTCAGCAGAGCGGTAAACATTGGATGCAGGGAAATGGCAAGAGTAGCCTTTCCATCGAGTTTAAACCCTGCAGCAGATCTGGTGCAGGAGATAAGGCGTTCTCTTGACTTTTACCGAATGCAAAAAAAGTATGACTACATCCCCGAGAGATTGCTTATTTGCGGAGGAGGAGGATATATATCAAATATCGAATCTATTTTGGAAGAAGGGATGGGAATTTCATCTGAAGTGGTAACTCCTCTAGGCCTCGGGCCCGAATACGCAGTAGCAGTAGGTTTGGCATTGAGGGAGAGATAA
- a CDS encoding PilX N-terminal domain-containing pilus assembly protein produces the protein MAFFLYLKQNKKRGQALVLVLLVLAVVMILSAATLTLTASHRLSVSKLSDRMQALYTAQAGVERALIMIKKNPRLLEEISQTPRLLISEELYLEKGEKKSYIKSVTAQRIQGDEGRLKITAVGTFGNAQKTIVAVVKIRHFIGFTKLLKGIGILPDKKEDILINSGSVFITAEEGTSPVFYINGGLNIKSAYMRLEGFNLFLSGEIKITSGNADFPETIIEELYDNVPSFPQMDAERYRILASEYGQCFYEDKFFSQSNYEGVYYVKGDANFSSANYTGRAVIFVDGRVLFERGSVRLMPKTEDDMLLIIAREGIKVTSSSVNIGALIVTEGKIEISSGSVRIEGAILSKGFEFNSAHLDINCDPSLVEEHSELMELAFGESSGASGMEIEIESWSVQ, from the coding sequence TTGGCTTTTTTTTTATACTTAAAGCAAAATAAAAAAAGGGGACAGGCCCTCGTTCTGGTGTTGCTTGTGCTTGCTGTGGTGATGATTTTAAGCGCTGCAACGCTCACCCTGACCGCAAGTCACAGGCTCTCCGTGAGCAAGCTGAGCGACCGGATGCAGGCCCTTTACACGGCACAGGCCGGAGTGGAAAGGGCGCTTATTATGATAAAGAAAAATCCCCGGCTTTTAGAAGAAATCTCGCAAACTCCTAGACTTTTGATATCAGAAGAGCTTTATCTTGAAAAGGGAGAAAAAAAAAGTTACATTAAAAGTGTGACTGCTCAAAGAATACAAGGGGATGAGGGAAGATTGAAAATAACTGCGGTTGGAACGTTTGGAAATGCACAAAAGACCATTGTCGCAGTAGTAAAAATTAGACATTTCATAGGTTTTACAAAACTATTGAAAGGAATTGGTATACTTCCTGATAAAAAAGAGGATATTTTGATAAATAGCGGAAGCGTCTTCATAACAGCAGAAGAGGGAACTTCTCCTGTTTTTTATATTAACGGAGGATTAAATATAAAAAGCGCTTATATGCGGTTAGAGGGATTCAATTTATTTCTTTCAGGGGAAATAAAAATTACTAGCGGAAATGCAGATTTTCCCGAAACTATTATTGAGGAATTATACGATAATGTACCATCCTTTCCCCAAATGGATGCAGAAAGATACAGGATTTTGGCAAGCGAATACGGTCAGTGCTTTTATGAAGACAAGTTTTTTTCCCAGTCCAATTACGAGGGAGTATATTATGTGAAAGGGGATGCAAATTTTTCGAGTGCGAACTACACCGGCAGAGCTGTAATTTTTGTCGATGGAAGAGTATTGTTTGAAAGAGGCAGTGTACGCCTCATGCCGAAGACGGAAGATGACATGTTGCTCATTATAGCCCGGGAAGGCATAAAAGTTACTAGTTCATCAGTCAATATTGGGGCTCTGATAGTAACAGAAGGTAAAATTGAAATCTCAAGCGGCAGTGTGCGCATTGAGGGAGCGATACTATCAAAAGGTTTTGAGTTCAATAGCGCTCATCTTGACATAAACTGTGACCCTTCTCTGGTGGAAGAGCATTCCGAGCTTATGGAGCTTGCTTTTGGAGAAAGTAGCGGAGCTTCCGGTATGGAGATTGAAATTGAAAGCTGGAGCGTGCAATAA
- a CDS encoding PilW family protein, producing MNESKSSRAAFALIEVVVALSVFTLVVGAALTLYQQSILTWKRDEARFDVQEELKYALECMSRDIMSAVEVIDLEQSKLHIKVIPQSSASQGIVDAKEVIYEWDSAKEELIKIFEGKREVLAKKVTGFEVGYYNGNNIATSPENVRRIEIALTARIGISKENKAVMTLKTSAVIRAFR from the coding sequence ATGAACGAAAGCAAAAGTTCTAGAGCAGCTTTCGCCCTAATAGAAGTCGTCGTCGCCCTTTCGGTGTTCACGCTCGTTGTAGGAGCAGCCCTTACCCTTTACCAGCAATCGATTCTTACCTGGAAGAGGGATGAAGCGAGGTTTGACGTACAGGAGGAATTAAAATATGCTCTTGAGTGTATGAGCAGGGACATAATGTCTGCTGTAGAGGTAATTGATTTAGAACAATCGAAGCTGCACATAAAAGTAATACCGCAGAGTAGTGCTTCCCAAGGCATTGTGGATGCAAAAGAAGTAATTTATGAATGGGACTCGGCAAAAGAAGAATTGATAAAAATATTCGAAGGGAAACGGGAAGTCCTGGCAAAAAAGGTGACCGGCTTTGAAGTCGGATATTACAATGGCAACAATATTGCCACTAGCCCCGAAAATGTAAGGAGAATAGAAATCGCCTTAACGGCCAGAATAGGGATATCGAAAGAAAATAAGGCAGTGATGACGTTGAAAACCTCGGCTGTTATTAGGGCTTTCAGGTAG
- a CDS encoding prepilin peptidase, which produces MGSFFLVGLFIGSFLNVVIYRLPRGETIIWGRSRCPACGRVLAWYDLVPVVSYLALRGRCRHCGEKISPRYVAVELLTGAVFAVLFWHFGLSAALLKYLFLGCILIAASFIDLEHYVIPDRLVAAGFIGVGLFELYFREVGFLSSFFGSVASGGILLSVIILSRGGMGLGDAKLAAMVGFFLGWPKAVFSLFLAVISGGIVAAFLLLLKLKGRKDAVPFGPFISIGAIAGLLWGEVVFGWYVNVFIHSI; this is translated from the coding sequence ATGGGGAGTTTCTTCTTAGTAGGCCTATTTATCGGCAGTTTTCTCAATGTAGTCATATACCGCCTGCCGCGAGGAGAGACGATAATTTGGGGGCGATCCCGCTGCCCTGCATGTGGGCGGGTGCTGGCATGGTACGACCTTGTGCCGGTGGTAAGTTACCTTGCCCTGCGGGGCAGATGCCGCCACTGCGGGGAGAAGATCTCCCCGCGGTACGTGGCAGTGGAGCTCCTGACGGGTGCGGTTTTCGCTGTGCTTTTTTGGCATTTCGGGTTAAGTGCGGCTCTCTTGAAATACCTTTTTTTGGGCTGTATCCTGATAGCGGCGTCGTTCATAGACCTGGAACATTACGTTATCCCGGATCGGTTGGTGGCGGCAGGGTTTATCGGGGTCGGGCTGTTTGAGCTTTATTTTCGGGAAGTTGGATTTTTGTCTTCGTTTTTTGGCAGTGTTGCATCGGGAGGAATCCTGCTTTCAGTCATTATCCTGAGCCGTGGCGGAATGGGGCTTGGCGATGCGAAGCTTGCCGCGATGGTGGGATTTTTTCTCGGGTGGCCGAAGGCTGTTTTTTCGCTTTTTTTGGCTGTAATTTCCGGCGGCATTGTGGCAGCTTTCCTTCTTTTATTAAAGCTCAAGGGGAGGAAGGACGCCGTGCCTTTCGGCCCCTTTATTTCCATCGGGGCGATTGCTGGCCTTTTATGGGGAGAGGTCGTTTTCGGGTGGTATGTGAACGTATTTATTCACTCCATTTAG
- a CDS encoding type II secretion system protein, whose translation MRLGLSNLRRGQRGFTLVELLVVIAIAGILATIIVPNVFKAMEKAKISRVVADVRAIKAAGYAYYADTGDWPKAGQDFYDPGFSDDYGFVYFMKPDGNAGWNGPYLEKPPGATPWGGRYRYWKSRITGTVYDAGGNPITVNNTKCAVVTIGGFPEEGIRDAVDRQIREDIGYSYVGEENGKYYISVVIWMDGL comes from the coding sequence GTGAGGCTTGGTCTATCAAACCTGAGACGCGGCCAGCGAGGCTTCACCCTGGTGGAGCTTTTGGTAGTTATCGCCATCGCCGGTATCTTGGCGACTATTATTGTGCCCAATGTCTTCAAAGCGATGGAAAAGGCGAAGATATCGCGGGTGGTCGCCGATGTTCGGGCAATAAAGGCGGCCGGTTACGCCTATTACGCCGATACCGGTGATTGGCCGAAGGCAGGGCAGGATTTCTATGACCCCGGCTTCAGCGACGACTATGGCTTTGTGTACTTCATGAAGCCCGACGGTAATGCCGGTTGGAACGGGCCTTACTTGGAGAAGCCGCCCGGCGCCACGCCTTGGGGCGGGCGTTACCGCTACTGGAAGAGCAGAATAACAGGCACCGTGTATGACGCCGGGGGCAATCCGATTACGGTTAACAACACAAAATGCGCCGTGGTTACTATCGGCGGTTTTCCTGAAGAAGGGATTCGCGACGCCGTGGACAGGCAAATTCGAGAAGATATCGGTTATTCCTATGTAGGAGAGGAAAACGGCAAGTATTATATTTCGGTGGTCATCTGGATGGATGGATTGTAA
- a CDS encoding prepilin-type N-terminal cleavage/methylation domain-containing protein, giving the protein MNIINEKNKKLRGFLFMGKGIFQKGKYQSGFTLVELLVVIAIIGILAAIILPNAFNAIEKSKVAAAEADYKAIKAAALNFYADLGKWPADLTNNNGNDPGFVSNPFTSDPDKSNWNGPYLERWPSKNPWGGKYLYQNDSNHNWDNQAGNDLARYLELQSVPDSASDRLKADLGESMVIQDKSAKKVYILISKD; this is encoded by the coding sequence ATGAATATAATAAACGAAAAAAATAAAAAATTAAGGGGGTTTTTGTTTATGGGTAAAGGGATTTTCCAGAAAGGAAAGTACCAGTCAGGTTTTACACTTGTGGAGCTCCTAGTTGTAATAGCAATTATCGGTATCCTTGCTGCAATAATCCTACCCAATGCTTTCAATGCTATAGAGAAAAGCAAAGTAGCGGCGGCGGAAGCGGATTATAAGGCAATTAAAGCGGCAGCGTTGAACTTTTATGCTGACTTAGGAAAATGGCCTGCAGATCTTACGAATAATAATGGAAACGACCCAGGTTTTGTGAGTAACCCTTTCACATCAGATCCTGATAAAAGTAATTGGAATGGTCCATATTTAGAGCGGTGGCCTTCCAAAAACCCGTGGGGTGGAAAGTATTTATATCAAAACGACAGCAATCACAACTGGGACAATCAAGCAGGTAACGATCTTGCTAGGTATTTAGAACTACAGTCTGTACCGGATAGTGCTTCCGACAGACTGAAGGCTGATCTAGGCGAAAGTATGGTTATTCAAGACAAAAGTGCCAAAAAAGTGTATATTTTAATTTCAAAGGATTAA
- a CDS encoding type II secretion system F family protein: MAIFGYKARGERGELITGKIEAKSEEEALRELDDRGLFVVELKKTRVLEIANWIESAFYRVNKKDLSVFFRELATMISAGIPIVPALEMLSTQTEKKKMRESIEKILENLREGFAFYEALERQQGIFPQIVVRSIEAAEISGTLDKTLEELSDHLARDHELEEKIKSTLVYPAIIISLTVAVLMVLLIFVIPAFQNVMNSLGVQLPLPTKVVLHTGIALRRGWYAIFVLLLALTFFAIRLMKSERARRKVDKWLLKAPIVGILYEKAVISRFSRILGTLLKSGVPIMEALEVAARTVGNQVVGDVILQARENIREGRSVADTLEISGLFPPMVTAMIAVGEETGALDALLERVNNFYERELEEATRRLSSMIEPVMIVVLGAAVGFIVISILLPYFQIIGNMG; encoded by the coding sequence ATGGCAATTTTCGGGTATAAAGCCAGAGGAGAACGAGGAGAATTGATTACAGGTAAAATTGAAGCGAAAAGCGAAGAGGAGGCATTGAGGGAACTTGACGATAGAGGCCTTTTTGTGGTCGAACTGAAAAAAACAAGGGTGCTAGAAATAGCTAACTGGATTGAATCTGCGTTTTACAGAGTCAACAAAAAAGACCTGTCCGTTTTCTTCAGAGAATTAGCCACTATGATCAGTGCGGGAATCCCCATAGTGCCTGCATTAGAAATGCTTTCAACACAAACTGAAAAGAAGAAAATGAGAGAAAGCATAGAGAAAATACTGGAAAATTTAAGAGAAGGCTTCGCATTCTATGAAGCCTTGGAACGGCAACAAGGTATATTCCCTCAGATTGTTGTCCGCTCAATTGAGGCGGCAGAAATCAGCGGAACCCTAGACAAAACCTTGGAAGAACTTTCGGACCATCTTGCGAGAGACCACGAATTGGAAGAGAAAATAAAGTCGACTTTGGTGTATCCGGCCATAATAATTTCTTTGACAGTAGCAGTATTGATGGTGCTCCTTATCTTTGTTATTCCGGCCTTTCAAAACGTGATGAATTCTCTGGGAGTGCAACTGCCTTTACCTACTAAGGTGGTTTTACATACCGGCATTGCACTTCGAAGGGGATGGTATGCAATATTTGTCCTGCTTTTGGCACTTACTTTTTTCGCAATCCGCTTAATGAAATCGGAGCGCGCAAGACGAAAGGTTGACAAGTGGCTCTTGAAGGCCCCCATAGTAGGGATTCTTTACGAAAAAGCAGTGATATCGCGCTTCAGCAGGATTTTAGGGACGCTTCTTAAAAGTGGCGTCCCAATAATGGAGGCCCTTGAAGTGGCGGCGAGAACCGTTGGAAACCAGGTAGTGGGAGACGTTATCCTTCAGGCTAGGGAAAACATCAGGGAAGGCAGGAGCGTTGCGGATACCCTTGAAATAAGCGGCCTTTTTCCGCCGATGGTGACAGCCATGATAGCAGTGGGAGAAGAGACAGGTGCTCTGGATGCTCTCCTTGAGAGAGTCAATAACTTCTACGAACGCGAACTTGAAGAAGCAACTAGGCGACTTTCTTCGATGATAGAGCCGGTAATGATAGTCGTGCTGGGTGCGGCGGTGGGATTCATCGTTATTTCCATACTGCTGCCGTACTTCCAGATAATAGGGAATATGGGTTGA
- a CDS encoding type IV pilus twitching motility protein PilT translates to MKVQLIDILKKAVEIKASDIHLTVGLHPVFRCNGVLEPHTEWPVLAASDTERLAREILVGRWEEFIQKKEIDIAYSVTGLGRFRVNTFFQRGSVSLAIRLVGDLIRSIEELGLPPIVGELADKNHGLVLVTGPTGSGKTTTLAAMIDRINETRSCHIVTLEDPIEYLHRHKKSIVNQREIGSDTSSFASALRAALRQDPDVILVGEMRDLETIATAITAAETGHLVLATLHTGSAVQSIDRIIDIFPPHQQNQVRSQLADVLIGVVTQRLLPRADGGGRVAAVEILIATPAVRNLIREGKTYQIISLMQTGSRFGMQTMEMSILQLCQRGIVDPKAFLIGKENDNLS, encoded by the coding sequence TTGAAAGTTCAATTAATAGATATATTAAAAAAAGCGGTTGAAATAAAAGCTTCGGATATCCATTTAACGGTGGGATTGCATCCGGTTTTCCGTTGTAATGGAGTGCTGGAACCTCATACGGAATGGCCGGTGCTTGCTGCTTCTGATACGGAGAGGTTGGCCAGAGAAATTTTGGTTGGGAGATGGGAAGAATTTATCCAAAAAAAGGAAATTGACATTGCATATTCTGTAACAGGATTGGGACGATTCAGGGTGAACACCTTTTTCCAGCGGGGAAGCGTGAGCCTTGCCATACGCCTTGTAGGAGATTTAATCAGAAGTATTGAAGAACTGGGGCTTCCACCAATCGTAGGCGAGCTTGCCGATAAAAATCACGGCCTTGTTTTGGTTACCGGCCCCACCGGAAGCGGCAAAACCACGACCTTGGCGGCGATGATAGACAGGATAAACGAAACGCGAAGCTGCCATATAGTTACCTTGGAAGACCCGATAGAATACCTGCACAGGCATAAAAAGAGCATCGTAAATCAGCGGGAAATAGGGAGTGATACCTCTTCCTTTGCCAGTGCCTTGAGGGCTGCACTGCGCCAGGACCCTGATGTAATTCTTGTTGGTGAGATGCGTGACCTGGAGACTATCGCTACTGCCATTACAGCGGCGGAAACGGGTCATCTGGTGTTGGCGACCCTGCATACCGGCAGTGCCGTTCAGAGCATAGACAGGATAATAGACATTTTCCCACCCCACCAGCAAAACCAGGTAAGGTCTCAATTGGCAGATGTATTGATAGGGGTTGTTACTCAAAGGTTGCTACCTCGAGCTGACGGCGGAGGGCGGGTGGCGGCCGTCGAGATTTTGATAGCGACTCCGGCGGTCAGAAATCTCATACGGGAAGGCAAGACTTACCAGATAATTTCCCTTATGCAGACCGGAAGCCGCTTTGGAATGCAGACGATGGAAATGTCTATCCTCCAACTTTGCCAAAGAGGGATAGTTGATCCAAAAGCCTTTTTGATAGGAAAGGAAAATGATAATTTGTCCTGA